CCCGTAGCCCGGTAACACAAAAGTAAGAAAGGGACTTAACTTTTAACTTTTTTTGTTGTGTAATGGCATCGGGGGTGTTTTCCTCCTGGGAGCGCTGGCGTCGCGCCCGGAATATTTTTCCCCTCCTTTTTTAAGGAGGGGTGGCGGCTTTTAGCCGACGGGGTGGTAAACGATTTGCGATAGTTTCGCATAAACCATTACCCCCTCCCGCCTTCGGCGTACTCCCCCTTATAAATGTGGAGAAAAAGATTTACGAGTAAGTTGGCCGCGCTCCCAGGGAAGGGCATTGCCTGGTTGCCAGCGCAAAGAAAACAAATTCGTGTTGACAAACTATGGCCACATCTTTAAACTTAACTTTTTCATTGAATTTGGACATCGAACTTTAGGACGGCGTTTGCGATGAAACAGAGCATGAAGACTTACTCGGCCAAGCCGGCGGAATTCCCCGTGGCAAAACGGGGGTGGACCCTGGTGGACGCCGATGGCAAGGTTTTGGGGAGGATCGCCTCTAAAATAGCGGACATCCTCCGGGGCAAGAACAGGCCCACGTTCACCCCCCACGTGGACACCGGCGATTTTGTCGTGGTGATAAACGCGGACAAGGTGAAGCTGACCGGGGCCAAGCTTGACCAGAAGATCTATTATAACCACACCGGGTTTTTCGGCCATTTGAAGTCCGCCACGGCGCGGGAGGTGATGGCGAAGAATTCGGCGAAGCTTATTTACGAGGCCGTGGAAGGGATGCTGCCCAAGAACAGGCTTTCCCGGCAATTGATAAAGAAACTGAAGGTTTACGCCGGGCCGCAGCATCCGCACGCCGCCCAGCAGCCGTCAACTGTGGAGATGAGATAAATGGCGACGCAGACGGAAAACCGCTATTACGCAACGGGCCGCAGGAAAAACGCCACCGCAAGGGTGTGGGTGCTTCCCGGTTCGGGCACGGTGAAAGTGAACAAGGTGGCCCCCCGGGATTATTTCAAGAGGGACACTTCGGAGATGCTCCTTCTGCAGCCGTTGAAGATCACCGGCCTGAAGGACAAGATGGACGTGGTCGCCACCGTCAGGGGCGGCGGACTGAGCGGCCAGGCCGGCGCTGTGCGGCACGGCATCGCCAGGGCGTTGCAGGTGTATGACGAGACCCTCCGGGGAGCCTTGAAAAAGGCCGGCATGCTCACCCGCGATCCGCGTGAAAAAGAACGCAAGAAACCCGGCCGGGCCCGTGCCCGCAAGCGGTTCCAGTTCTCCAAGCGCTGATCCGTATTCCCCCAGCGGGGGAACAAAGCTTGTACATCAAAGGGCTTGCGTATCGCGCGCAAGCCCTTTTTGTTTTTCCGCTTGGGCTGGCGGCGCCGCTTGGCGGGGTGTTCTTCACCCCGATGTCCTATTATAATGTGACAAGTCCGGGGTGAATAACACCCCGGACAGCGCAAGGCGGCTAAACGTTATACGGATTTAAGGCGAGGGTGAATATGATAGACGTGGGGATAATCGGGGCTTCGGGCTACACCGGGCAGTCGCTTCTGGAGATACTCCTGCGCCACCCCGGGGTGCGGGTGAAGGCGATAACCTCCGATTCGCTGGCCGGCAAGACGCTTTCGGAGGTGTTTCCGAAGTTATCCGGGCTCGATCCGCTGGTGTTTGAGAAGAGCGACGCGGACATCACCACGCGGAACATCGGCGCGGTGTTCCTTTGCCTGCCGCACACGGAGGCGATGGCGGTGGCGCCAAAATTCCTGGCCGCCAACATAAAAGTGTTCGACCTTTCCGCCGATTTCCGGCTGCGGGACGCGGCGGTGTATGAGCAATGGTACAAGGCGAAACATTCGGCGCCCGAGCCGATGGCCGGCGCCGTGTACGGGCTGCCGGAGCTTTACAGGGAAAAGATCGCCACAGCCAGCCTTGTGGCCGTGCCGGGATGCTATCCCACGTCGGCGATCCTTGGGCTTGCCCCGGTGATGGGGGAGGACTGGCTCGACCATGAGTCCATCGTGATAAACTCCGCCTCCGGCGTCTCCGGCGCGGGGAAGAAGGCCGAGACGCAATACATGCTCGCGGAGCTTTACGGCGATTTTTACGCATACGGCGCCCCGTCGCACAGGCACACGCCGGAGATCGAGCAGGAGCTTTCCGTGATGGCGCAGACTCGGGTGCGGGTGACGTTCATCCCGCATCTTCTCCCGGTGGAAAGGGGGATATACACCACCATCACCGCGAAGATGAAGGATCCGGCGGGCGCCGGGCGGCTGGCGAGGGAGTATAAGGATTATTATGAAGGTGAGAGGTTCGTGACGGTCCACGATTCGTTCCCTAAAATGAAGTGGGCGGTGGGGACGAACAGGATACACATAAGCGCCACGGCGGACGGGCGGACGGGGACGCTGATCGTCACCTCCGCCATAGATAATCTTGTGAAAGGAGCGTCGGGACAGGCTGTGCAGTGTTTCAACATACGGCACGGGCTTGACGAAGCGGAGGGGTTGCGATGAAAAAGAAAGCGGCGGCCGCGGGGAGCGGGGTCACCGCCCCGAAAGGGTTCGCGGCTGGCGGGATCCATTGCGGGGTGAAAAAGACCGCGGCCAAGGACCTGGCGGTAATAATATCCCTAAAGCCAGCCGTGGCGTCCGGCGTGTTCACGAGGAACAGTGTGAAGGGCGCCCCGGTGATATGGAGCAGGGAAGTGGCGCGCAGGGGGGGAGCAATGGGGATAGTGGCCAACTCCGGCAATTCCAACGTGCTCACAAAGGAGGGCTATGTGCACGCCGGCAGGATGGCCGCCGCCGTGGCCAAACATATCGGGTGCGGGCCGGAGAAAATATTCGTGGCCTCCACCGGCGTGATCGGGCAGCCTTTGCCCATCGAAAAGGTGGAAAAAGGGGTGGCGGCGCTCATGCCGAACCTTTCCCGCATCGGCGGGGGGGACGCGGCGGAGGCCATCATGACCACCGACCTTGTGAAAAAAGAGTTTTCGGCGCACACGGCCGTGGGCGGGAAGACTGTCACCATAGGCGGGTGCGCCAAGGGATCGGGGATGATAAGCCCATCCATGGCCACCATGCTCGCTTTTATCACCACGGACGCGGCCATGTCCAAGGCCGCTGTGCGGGACCTGACGAAACGGGCCTGCGACGCGTCGTTCAACAGGGTGACGGTGGACGGTGACACGTCAACTTCCGACATGCTCCTGGTGATGGCAAACGGAGCCTCCGGCGCGCCATTGATCGCAAAACCGTCGGGCGCGGCGTACTCCAAGGTTTTGGAAAAGGTGACGCAGGCGTGCGTCCATCTTGCCCAGGAAGTTGTGCGGGACGGGGAGGGGGCGACAAAGTTCATTTCGGTGGCGGTGAAAGGCGCCGCGTCGCAAAAGGCGGCGGAACGGGTGGCCATGGCAATCGCCAAGTCCCCGCTTGTGAAAACGGCGTTTTTCGGGCAGGACGCAAACTGGGGGAGGATACTTTGCGCGGCTGGATATTCCGGCGTGCCGATTGACCCTTCAAGGGTGACCCTTTCCATCGGCGGCGTCACGATCTTCCGCAAAGGAGGCCTTGTGAGCGGCGATTGGGAGAAGAAGGCCTCGGCCAGACTTAAACTGCGGGACATCGCCATGGTGATAGACCTTGGCGCGGGCGCGGCCTCCACCGAGGTGTGGACCTGCGATTTTTCGTACGACTACATCCGGATAAACGCCGATTACAGGACGTGAGGGTTTCCGACGTCATTCCGGCCTTTTTGTCATGCCGGACTTGATCCGGCATCACGGCTTCGGTTTTTCTTGCTTCCCCGTGGTCGCCTGACCACGGTTCCTTTTGCAACGCCGCCATTCTGGCGGCATGCCGGCGATACAACAGGCCCCGATCCCGGATAACCGAAACGGCTTCCGGGATGACAAAACACGGCGTCCCGCCTATCATTCATCCCCGCCTCACGCTACAATCATCCGATGACGGAAAAATGGTTAGTCACCGGCTGCGCCGGATTCATCGGGTCGGCGGTGATGGAGGCGCTTCTGCGAACGGGGGCCACAGTGGCCGGCGTGGACGACTTAAGCCACGGCTCGATGGAAAACATCAACGACGCCATCAATGCGGCGGGGCCGGGGGCGGGAGAGCGGTTCACGTTTTACCACGGGAGCGTCCTTGACCCGGCGCTTATGGAAAAGGCGGCCATCGGGGCGCGGATAGTCTCACACCACGCTGCGCTGTGCTCCGTGCCCCTTTCGTTCGAACGGCCGGAGGAGACATTCCGCGTTAACGCCGGCGGTCTTGAATCAGCCGCCAAAGCGGCGGCCAGCGCGGGAGCGCGCAGGATTATCTACGCCAGTTCCGCGGCGGTTTATGGAGATGGCGAACCGCCGCTCCGGGAGGATTCGCCACCATATCCAAAATCACCATACGCCGAAAGCAAACTTGCCAACGACAGGTTCGCGGCGGATTTTTCAGCGGCCACAGGCGCCGCGATGACAGGGCTTCGTTACTTTAACGTTTACGGCCCAAGGCAGAACACGCAAGGGCAATATGGCGGGGTGATCGGAAGATGGACACAGTCCATGCTAGACGGTGAAACGCCAACAATCTTTGGTGATCCATCCATAAGCCGGGACTTCATATTCGTTAAAGACGCGGCCATGGCCAACATTCTCGCCTCGCGGCGGACGGAGCCGGGCGCGGTGGTCCTGAACATCGCCACAGGCCGGGAGACAACCCTTGGAAAACTTTATGAAACGCTGGCGGCGGCGATGGCAAAGGCCGGAATCAACGCTCCTGCGGAGCCGTTGAAAGCACCGGCCCGGCCGGACGACATCGTGCGTTCCGTGGCGGACATATCAAGGGCGGCGGCGCTGATGGATTTTAAGGCGGCCTCAAGCCTTGAAGAGGGATTGTTGAAGACGGTGAAGTGGTTTAAGGGGAAGTTATAAGAATTAGACCACAGAGTCGCTGAATTGTTGGTGTCGTTCTGGGGCAAAGCCGAAGAATCTCCCTCTAACGCTATGAATCCGTGGTCAGGCCGGGCTGTTGCCCAAATGCTCATCGGGGTGTTCTTCACCCCGATGTTCCAAAGTCGAGTGAGTAATGCTTGTATAAACAAAGAGTCCGGGGTGAAGAACACCCCGGACAGCGTTCGTTTCGTGTGTTTTACCTTTTGGGCAACAGCCCGAGGCGACCACGGGGAAGCATAATCAGGAGTTAATTCACCACAGAGTCACAGAAGCGCGGAGAGGTAAATAAGCCGGAATCACCGGGCCTTAAGCGCCTCTGTGGTTTTAAAAGTCTTTTCCGCTATTTCGCGGCGGATTGGCCGCTGTACAGAAGCTCCACCTTGCCGGACTTTCGCAGAGCGTCCATAATCTTCTCAAAACGCTCTTCAAGGATGGTCTGCCGCGCCATTGGCGACGCCTCTTTATCGTTGCGTTTCTCTTTCTTCGTGATTTCCAGAAGCTTGAACACGCTGTATCCGCGCAAGCCCTGGACAGGTACCGTTATCCCGCCCG
The window above is part of the Nitrospinota bacterium genome. Proteins encoded here:
- the argJ gene encoding bifunctional glutamate N-acetyltransferase/amino-acid acetyltransferase ArgJ, producing the protein MKKKAAAAGSGVTAPKGFAAGGIHCGVKKTAAKDLAVIISLKPAVASGVFTRNSVKGAPVIWSREVARRGGAMGIVANSGNSNVLTKEGYVHAGRMAAAVAKHIGCGPEKIFVASTGVIGQPLPIEKVEKGVAALMPNLSRIGGGDAAEAIMTTDLVKKEFSAHTAVGGKTVTIGGCAKGSGMISPSMATMLAFITTDAAMSKAAVRDLTKRACDASFNRVTVDGDTSTSDMLLVMANGASGAPLIAKPSGAAYSKVLEKVTQACVHLAQEVVRDGEGATKFISVAVKGAASQKAAERVAMAIAKSPLVKTAFFGQDANWGRILCAAGYSGVPIDPSRVTLSIGGVTIFRKGGLVSGDWEKKASARLKLRDIAMVIDLGAGAASTEVWTCDFSYDYIRINADYRT
- a CDS encoding NAD-dependent epimerase/dehydratase family protein, whose translation is MTEKWLVTGCAGFIGSAVMEALLRTGATVAGVDDLSHGSMENINDAINAAGPGAGERFTFYHGSVLDPALMEKAAIGARIVSHHAALCSVPLSFERPEETFRVNAGGLESAAKAAASAGARRIIYASSAAVYGDGEPPLREDSPPYPKSPYAESKLANDRFAADFSAATGAAMTGLRYFNVYGPRQNTQGQYGGVIGRWTQSMLDGETPTIFGDPSISRDFIFVKDAAMANILASRRTEPGAVVLNIATGRETTLGKLYETLAAAMAKAGINAPAEPLKAPARPDDIVRSVADISRAAALMDFKAASSLEEGLLKTVKWFKGKL
- the rpsI gene encoding 30S ribosomal protein S9 — translated: MATQTENRYYATGRRKNATARVWVLPGSGTVKVNKVAPRDYFKRDTSEMLLLQPLKITGLKDKMDVVATVRGGGLSGQAGAVRHGIARALQVYDETLRGALKKAGMLTRDPREKERKKPGRARARKRFQFSKR
- a CDS encoding N-acetyl-gamma-glutamyl-phosphate reductase, with translation MIDVGIIGASGYTGQSLLEILLRHPGVRVKAITSDSLAGKTLSEVFPKLSGLDPLVFEKSDADITTRNIGAVFLCLPHTEAMAVAPKFLAANIKVFDLSADFRLRDAAVYEQWYKAKHSAPEPMAGAVYGLPELYREKIATASLVAVPGCYPTSAILGLAPVMGEDWLDHESIVINSASGVSGAGKKAETQYMLAELYGDFYAYGAPSHRHTPEIEQELSVMAQTRVRVTFIPHLLPVERGIYTTITAKMKDPAGAGRLAREYKDYYEGERFVTVHDSFPKMKWAVGTNRIHISATADGRTGTLIVTSAIDNLVKGASGQAVQCFNIRHGLDEAEGLR
- the rplM gene encoding 50S ribosomal protein L13, which encodes MKTYSAKPAEFPVAKRGWTLVDADGKVLGRIASKIADILRGKNRPTFTPHVDTGDFVVVINADKVKLTGAKLDQKIYYNHTGFFGHLKSATAREVMAKNSAKLIYEAVEGMLPKNRLSRQLIKKLKVYAGPQHPHAAQQPSTVEMR